Proteins co-encoded in one Prescottella sp. R16 genomic window:
- a CDS encoding nuclear transport factor 2 family protein yields MTQSSDIRSSVRDDVSNLLARLAHLADDGTVEDYLANFTADAVWESQANPVTGMAAQTRTGVVAIAEGVRQRRADGIQGPGTFSRHVITTVAVTVDSDTQASSTAYWLFFRDGATEPRLAGVGRYDDTHRLEDGRWKLAHRRITVG; encoded by the coding sequence GTGACCCAGAGCAGTGACATCCGCAGTAGCGTCCGGGACGACGTCTCGAACCTGCTCGCCCGTCTCGCGCATCTCGCCGACGACGGCACCGTCGAGGACTATCTCGCGAACTTCACCGCCGACGCCGTCTGGGAGTCGCAGGCCAACCCGGTCACCGGCATGGCCGCGCAGACCCGCACGGGCGTCGTCGCCATCGCGGAGGGAGTGCGGCAGCGGCGCGCCGACGGCATCCAGGGGCCGGGCACGTTCTCCCGGCACGTCATCACCACCGTCGCGGTCACCGTCGACTCCGACACGCAGGCATCGTCCACCGCGTACTGGTTGTTCTTCCGCGACGGCGCCACCGAGCCGCGTCTCGCCGGTGTCGGACGCTACGACGACACCCACCGTCTCGAGGACGGACGCTGGAAGCTCGCCCACCGCCGCATCACCGTCGGCTGA
- a CDS encoding bifunctional 2-polyprenyl-6-hydroxyphenol methylase/3-demethylubiquinol 3-O-methyltransferase UbiG, with amino-acid sequence MKAADWNERYSQADMVWGTPPNPVVVEYATSLPAGRALDLACGEGRHALWLATRGWRTTGVDFSDVAIDKARRIASPSPRAVRERLDYVVDDIVTTTVLDDPSGFDLILMIFVHPSPAERAALVGRIVDALKPEGILMILGHDTLNATEGVGGPPDHEILYTPDDLAIDVDGRLDIVTAERRFRETPDGTAIDALLVARKPALGS; translated from the coding sequence ATGAAGGCTGCGGACTGGAACGAGCGGTATTCACAGGCGGACATGGTGTGGGGGACGCCGCCGAATCCGGTGGTGGTGGAGTACGCGACGTCGCTGCCGGCGGGCCGGGCACTGGACCTGGCGTGCGGGGAGGGCCGGCATGCGCTGTGGCTCGCGACGCGCGGCTGGCGGACCACGGGTGTCGACTTCTCCGATGTGGCGATCGACAAGGCGCGGCGGATCGCGTCGCCGTCGCCGCGGGCGGTGCGGGAGCGCCTGGACTACGTGGTCGACGACATCGTCACGACCACCGTGCTGGACGATCCGTCCGGCTTCGATCTGATTCTGATGATCTTCGTGCATCCCTCGCCGGCCGAGCGGGCGGCATTGGTGGGGCGCATCGTCGACGCCCTGAAACCCGAGGGAATCCTCATGATCCTGGGCCACGACACACTCAACGCCACGGAGGGAGTCGGCGGACCGCCCGATCACGAAATCCTTTACACCCCAGATGATTTGGCGATCGATGTGGACGGCCGACTGGACATCGTGACCGCCGAACGACGCTTCCGCGAGACCCCGGACGGCACCGCGATCGACGCGCTTCTCGTCGCTCGCAAGCCCGCCCTTGGCAGCTAA
- a CDS encoding DUF4185 domain-containing protein — translation MGTSVHRNRKRSAIVTAAATAAVSAVVLSLAPPSGADPNTVNPIPVLNGTTGVPVLHGRSQAVAQVTGMLSANRTQDTNVLGTDLGIMWDNGAGQVLTAFGDTAGLGLPNLLAGSLWSWRSNVLFRSTDRDLADGMTFDSSPRDIVGQSKEVVPSPKLPFVEISRIPTAGIAVDGVQYMSMMSVKDWGEPGKWETNFSGLVTSGDNGENWTEAVETRRPDQGGNHNFQMGAFLKADGYVYQYGTPAGRGGLVHLARVPEKQLLDLNAYEYWDGGKWEPKNPDVAAPIVFGGVGEISVQYNDYLQQYLMLTTDDRNSVVMRRAPTPEGPWSAPETLVDGTELASMYGGYIHPWSSGPDLYFLTTVHSNYNVLLMHTTLQR, via the coding sequence ATGGGAACATCCGTGCACCGAAACCGAAAGCGCTCCGCAATTGTCACGGCCGCCGCCACGGCAGCCGTCTCCGCCGTCGTCCTGTCACTCGCTCCGCCCTCGGGTGCCGACCCGAACACGGTAAATCCGATTCCCGTCCTCAACGGGACCACCGGCGTCCCCGTCCTGCACGGGCGCAGCCAGGCCGTGGCGCAGGTCACCGGCATGCTCAGCGCCAACCGCACCCAGGACACCAACGTCCTGGGCACCGACCTCGGCATCATGTGGGACAACGGGGCGGGCCAGGTCCTCACCGCGTTCGGCGACACCGCCGGACTCGGCCTGCCCAATCTCCTCGCCGGCAGCCTGTGGTCGTGGCGCAGCAACGTCCTGTTCCGCAGCACCGACCGCGACCTCGCCGACGGCATGACGTTCGACAGCTCGCCCCGCGACATCGTCGGCCAGTCGAAGGAGGTGGTCCCCAGCCCCAAACTGCCGTTCGTCGAGATCAGCCGCATCCCCACCGCCGGCATCGCAGTCGACGGCGTCCAGTACATGAGCATGATGTCGGTCAAGGACTGGGGCGAGCCCGGCAAATGGGAGACCAACTTCTCCGGCCTGGTCACCTCCGGCGACAACGGCGAGAACTGGACGGAAGCCGTCGAGACCCGGCGCCCCGACCAGGGCGGCAACCACAACTTCCAGATGGGTGCGTTCCTGAAGGCCGACGGCTACGTCTACCAGTACGGCACCCCCGCCGGCCGCGGCGGACTCGTCCACCTCGCCCGCGTCCCCGAAAAGCAGCTCCTCGACCTGAACGCCTACGAGTACTGGGACGGCGGCAAGTGGGAACCGAAGAACCCCGACGTCGCGGCGCCCATCGTGTTCGGCGGCGTCGGCGAGATCTCCGTCCAGTACAACGACTACCTGCAGCAGTACCTCATGCTCACCACCGACGACCGCAACTCGGTCGTCATGCGCCGCGCCCCCACCCCCGAAGGCCCGTGGAGCGCCCCCGAAACCCTCGTCGACGGCACCGAACTGGCGTCGATGTACGGCGGCTACATCCACCCGTGGTCCAGCGGACCGGACCTCTACTTCCTCACCACCGTGCACTCCAACTACAACGTCCTGCTCATGCACACGACGCTGCAACGGTGA